In Phoenix dactylifera cultivar Barhee BC4 unplaced genomic scaffold, palm_55x_up_171113_PBpolish2nd_filt_p 000403F, whole genome shotgun sequence, the following proteins share a genomic window:
- the LOC103720572 gene encoding pentatricopeptide repeat-containing protein At2g27610 produces the protein MNPRLSTRLREAAVHREETLKSTLGPLLFSAPHQLFDKILPQGLAETNHLLLHYSQNNLNREAVDLFLETHRSGRAIDDSTLSCIVKVCGCLSDRILGKQLHSLCAKFGYGAVVGVGTSLVDMYMKCGCLDEGRKVFDRMPDRNVVTWTSLLTGYTQNGLQDTVLELFFQMQLEGIRPNPFTFASVVASAAARGAVERGKRAHSQLIKFGYQSTIFVCNSLMSMYSKCGLVQEARRVFSGMANRDAVSWNSMIAGLVLNKYDFEALELFYRMRVAGVKATQLSFATVIKLCANLKQLVFARQLHCCVVKEGFGSDNNIMTALMVAYSKCSELDDAFELFSSMSGARTVVSWTAIIGGCIQNGDIGRAVFLFNEMRKENVEPNDFTYSILSTASPVVSPFQVHAQVIKTNYQHVPSVGTALLAAYTKLGDTHDALSVFRDIEGKDIVTWSAMLACYAQAGDSEGAVKLFREMAREGVKPNEFTLSSAIDACASPTAAADQGKQFHAISIKSRYQDAICVNSALVTMYAKRGSIESAQEVFERQSERDLVSWNSMLSGYAQHGYGKKALKIFGEMEARGLEMDGITFIGVITACTHAGLVEEGRRYFDSMVKDHQISPTMEHYACMVDLYSRASRLEEALSLIKGMPFPANATVWRTLLGACRVHRNVSLGELAAKKLISLEPMHSAAYVLLSNIYAAAGKWEERANIRKLMDERKVKKEAGCSWIQVKNKVHSFIASDRNHPLSELIYAKLEEMMIRLKKEGYHPNLDFVLHDMEEEHKEAMLAQHSEKLAIAFGLLTTPRGTPLQIVKNLRVCGDCHTVIKMISALEGREIVVRDSNRFHHFRNGSCTCGEYW, from the coding sequence ATGAATCCAAGACTTTCGACAAGGCTAAGAGAAGCGGCAGTCCATAGAGAAGAAACGTTGAAATCCACCTTAGggcccctcctcttctccgcACCCCACCAATTGTTCGACAAAATTCTCCCTCAAGGCCTCGCCGAGACTAACCACCTGCTGCTCCATTACTCCCAGAACAATCTCAACCGAGAAGCTGTCGACCTCTTCCTGGAAACCCATCGGTCGGGCAGAGCCATCGATGACTCCACGCTCTCTTGCATCGTGAAGGTATGCGGATGCCTGTCGGATCGAATTCTTGGTAAACAGCTGCATTCTCTCTGTGCAAAATTTGGATATGGAGCAGTAGTCGGCGTTGGTACTTCTCTTGTAGACATGTATATGAAATGTGGTTGTCTGGACGAAGGAAGGAAAGTCTTCGATCGGATGCCGGATAGAAATGTCGTTACTTGGACCTCGTTGCTCACCGGGTACACTCAGAATGGGCTCCAAGACACGGTACTCGAACTCTTCTTCCAGATGCAGCTGGAGGGTATTAGGCCGAATCCATTTACTTTTGCCAGTGTTGTTGCTTCTGCTGCAGCTCGGGGAGCAGTCGAGCGAGGAAAGAGAGCACATAGCCAGTTGATCAAATTTGGGTACCAGTCAACCATCTTTGTGTGCAATTCCCTGATGAGCATGTATTCAAAGTGCGGATTGGTCCAAGAAGCAAGAAGAGTATTCAGTGGCATGGCGAACAGAGATGCAGTGTCGTGGAACTCAATGATCGCTGGTCTCGTGCTGAATAAATACGATTTTGAGGCTCTTGAACTTTTCTATCGGATGAGAGTGGCTGGTGTGAAAGCGACGCAGTTGAGCTTCGCGACTGTGATCAAGTTATGTGCTAACCTTAAGCAACTTGTCTTTGCTCGACAGCTCCATTGTTGCGTCGTAAAAGAGGGGTTCGGATCGGATAACAATATCATGACAGCGCTCATGGTTGCTTATAGCAAATGCAGCGAGCTGGATGATGCCTTTGAACTATTCTCTTCGATGTCGGGTGCTCGGACAGTTGTATCATGGACTGCGATAATTGGTGGCTGCATACAAAATGGAGACATTGGCCGAGCTGTGTTTCTCTTCAATGAAATGAGGAAAGAGAATGTGGAGCCTAATGATTTCACTTACTCCATTCTATCGACAGCTTCGCCAGTCGTATCTCCCTTTCAAGTCCATGCGCAAGTAATCAAAACCAACTACCAACATGTCCCATCTGTTGGCACTGCACTGCTTGCCGCATACACTAAGCTCGGCGACACCCATGATGCCCTCTCTGTTTTCAGAGATATTGAGGGGAAGGACATCGTCACTTGGTCTGCAATGCTGGCTTGCTATGCTCAAGCTGGGGATTCTGAAGGGGCAGTGAAGCTGTTCAGAGAGATGGCAAGGGAGGGAGTGAAGCCTAATGAGTTCACACTTTCTAGCGCCATTGATGCATGTGCTAGTCCAACAGCTGCAGCAGACCAGGGGAAGCAATTCCATGCCATATCAATCAAGTCTCGATATCAAGATGCAATATGTGTAAACAGTGCTCTTGTCACCATGTATGCAAAGAGAGGGAGCATAGAGAGTGCTCAGGAAGTCTTTGAGAGGCAATCTGAGAGGGACTTGGTGTCATGGAATTCAATGCTGTCAGGTTATGCTCAGCATGGATATGGAAAGAAGGCACTTAAGATATTTGGAGAAATGGAAGCTCGAGGATTGGAAATGGATGGTATCACATTCATTGGTGTGATCACTGCATGTACTCATGCGGGTCTCGTTGAAGAAGGCCGGAGGTATTTCGATTCAATGGTCAAGGATCACCAAATCAGTCCGACGATGGAGCACTATGCTTGCATGGTTGATCTTTATAGCCGTGCCAGTAGACTCGAAGAGGCCTTGAGTCTTATCAAAGGGATGCCATTTCCAGCAAATGCAACTGTATGGCGTACACTCCTCGGGGCATGCAGGGTTCACCGGAATGTATCACTAGGAGAGCTTGCTGCAAAGAAGTTGATATCACTTGAACCAATGCATTCAGCTGCTTATGTGCTTTTGTCGAATATCTATGCAGCTGCTGGCAAATGGGAGGAGAGAGCCAACATAAGGAAGCTGATGGATGAAAGGAAAGTGAAGAAAGAAGCTGGGTGCAGTTGGATTCAGGTTAAGAACAAGGTGCATTCATTCATAGCTTCTGATAGAAACCATCCTTTATCAGAGCTGATATATGCAAAGCTTGAAGAGATGATGATTCGATTGAAGAAGGAAGGATATCACCCAAATTTAGACTTTGTGCTCCATGACATGGAAGAGGAGCACAAGGAAGCCATGCTAGCTCAGCACAGTGAGAAGCTGGCAATAGCTTTTGGATTATTAACCACACCTCGGGGGACTCCCCTCCAGATTGTTAAGAACCTTAGGGTGTGCGGAGATTGCCATACAGTGATAAAGATGATATCAGCACTGGAGGGGAGGGAAATTGTCGTGAGGGATTCAAATCGCTTCCACCATTTCAGGAATGGGTCTTGCACTTGTGGGGAATATTGGTGA
- the LOC103720566 gene encoding probable uridine nucleosidase 1 isoform X1: MESNLIAGSLENSGNHTSVIGPEKVIIDTDPGIDDSMAIMMAFQTPEIAVLGLTTIFGNVSTEDATRNALILCEIAGRPDVPVAEGSHEPLKGGKPRVADFIHGSDGLGNIFLPPPVGKKSEKNASEFLVDTVSQYPGDVSILALGPLTNLALAIKKDSAFARKVKRVVILGGAFFASGNVNPAAEANIYGDPEAADVVFTCGADIVVVGINITTQVRFTDEDLSDLKNSKGRHSQVICNMCKFYRDWHVKSDGVYGIFLHDPVSYVALVRPDLFTFRKGVVRVETQGICVGHTLMDQGLKKWNTINPWSGYSPISVAWTVDVPGVIAYIKELLMKP, translated from the exons atggaATCGAACCTCATTGCCGGATCTTTGGAGAACAGCGGGAATCACACGTCCGTTATTGGGCCGGAGAAGGTCATCATCGACACGGATCCCGGGATCG ATGATAGCATGGCTATTATGATGGCATTTCAAACACCAGAAATTGCAGTTTTAGGTTTAACTACAATATTTGGCAATGTTAGTACCGAAGATGCTACCCGCAATGCTTTAATATTG TGTGAGATTGCAGGGCGTCCTGATGTCCCAGTCGCAGAGGGCAGCCATGAGCCTTTAAAG GGAGGAAAGCCACGTGTTGCTGACTTTATTCATGGATCTGATGGCCTTGGGAATATATTTCTTCCACCACCTGTAGGGAAAAAATCTGAGAAAAATGCATCTGAGTTTTTGGTTGACACAGTTTCTCAATATCCTGGTGATGTATCAATTCTTGCATTGGGACCATTAACAAATTTAGCATTG GCCATCAAAAAGGACTCAGCTTTTGCAAGAAAGGTGAAGAGGGTGGTTATACTTGGTGGGGCTTTCTTTGCATCTGGGAATGTCAATCCTGCTGCTGAAGCAAAT ATATATGGGGATCCAGAAGCCGCTGACGTTGTGTTTACTTGTGGAGCAGATATTGTTGTTGTTGGCATAAACATCACTACTCAAGTCAGATTTACAg ATGAAGACCTCTCTGacctaaaaaattcaaaaggaaGGCATTCACAAGTCATATGCAACATGTGCAAGTTCTACAGAGACTGGCATGTGAAATCTGATGGTGTCTATG GGATTTTCCTCCATGATCCGGTCAGTTACGTGGCACTAGTTCGACCAGATCTCTTTACATTCAGAAAAGGGGTGGTGAGGGTGGAGACACAGGGCATTTGTGTGGGGCATACGTTGATGGACCAAGGATTAAAAAA GTGGAACACCATTAATCCTTGGTCAGGCTATTCACCAATTTCAGTTGCATGGACAGTTGATGTGCCTGGGGTCATTGCATATATCAAAGAACTACTTATGAAACCATGA
- the LOC103720566 gene encoding uridine nucleosidase 1-like isoform X2, translating to MESNLIAGSLENSGNHTSVIGPEKVIIDTDPGIDDSMAIMMAFQTPEIAVLGLTTIFGNVSTEDATRNALILCEIAGRPDVPVAEGSHEPLKGGKPRVADFIHGSDGLGNIFLPPPVGKKSEKNASEFLVDTVSQYPGDVSILALGPLTNLALIYGDPEAADVVFTCGADIVVVGINITTQVRFTDEDLSDLKNSKGRHSQVICNMCKFYRDWHVKSDGVYGIFLHDPVSYVALVRPDLFTFRKGVVRVETQGICVGHTLMDQGLKKWNTINPWSGYSPISVAWTVDVPGVIAYIKELLMKP from the exons atggaATCGAACCTCATTGCCGGATCTTTGGAGAACAGCGGGAATCACACGTCCGTTATTGGGCCGGAGAAGGTCATCATCGACACGGATCCCGGGATCG ATGATAGCATGGCTATTATGATGGCATTTCAAACACCAGAAATTGCAGTTTTAGGTTTAACTACAATATTTGGCAATGTTAGTACCGAAGATGCTACCCGCAATGCTTTAATATTG TGTGAGATTGCAGGGCGTCCTGATGTCCCAGTCGCAGAGGGCAGCCATGAGCCTTTAAAG GGAGGAAAGCCACGTGTTGCTGACTTTATTCATGGATCTGATGGCCTTGGGAATATATTTCTTCCACCACCTGTAGGGAAAAAATCTGAGAAAAATGCATCTGAGTTTTTGGTTGACACAGTTTCTCAATATCCTGGTGATGTATCAATTCTTGCATTGGGACCATTAACAAATTTAGCATTG ATATATGGGGATCCAGAAGCCGCTGACGTTGTGTTTACTTGTGGAGCAGATATTGTTGTTGTTGGCATAAACATCACTACTCAAGTCAGATTTACAg ATGAAGACCTCTCTGacctaaaaaattcaaaaggaaGGCATTCACAAGTCATATGCAACATGTGCAAGTTCTACAGAGACTGGCATGTGAAATCTGATGGTGTCTATG GGATTTTCCTCCATGATCCGGTCAGTTACGTGGCACTAGTTCGACCAGATCTCTTTACATTCAGAAAAGGGGTGGTGAGGGTGGAGACACAGGGCATTTGTGTGGGGCATACGTTGATGGACCAAGGATTAAAAAA GTGGAACACCATTAATCCTTGGTCAGGCTATTCACCAATTTCAGTTGCATGGACAGTTGATGTGCCTGGGGTCATTGCATATATCAAAGAACTACTTATGAAACCATGA